One window of Cervus elaphus chromosome 2, mCerEla1.1, whole genome shotgun sequence genomic DNA carries:
- the RASGRP2 gene encoding RAS guanyl-releasing protein 2 isoform X5: MAGTLDLDKGCTVEELLRGCIEAFDDSGKVRDPQLVRMFLMMHPWYIPSSQLAAKLLHIYQQSRKDNSSSLQVKTCHLVRYWISAFPAEFDLNPELAEQIKELKALLDQEGNRRHSSLIDIENVPTYKWKRQVTQRNPVEQKKRKMSLLFDHLEPLELAAHLTYLEYRSFCKILFQDYHSFVTHGCTVDNPVLERFISLFNSVSQWVQLMILSKPTAPQRAVVITHFVHVAEKLLQLQNFNTLMAVVGGLSHSSISRLKETHSHVSPETIKLWEGLTELVTATGNYSNYRRRLAACVGFRFPILGVHLKDLVALQLALPDWLDPARTRLNGAKMKQLFSILEELAMVTSLRPPVQANPDLLSLLTVSLDQYQTEDELYQLSLQREPRSKSSPTSPTTCTPPPRPPVLEEWTSAAKPKLDQAIMVEHIEKMVESVFRNFDVDGDGHISQEEFQIIRGNFPYLSAFGDLDQNQDGCISKEEMVSYFLRSSSMLGGRMGFVHNFHESNSLRPVACRHCKALILGIYKQGLKCRACGVNCHKQCKDRLSVECRRRAQSMSLEGSAPSPSPTHTHHRAFSFSLPRPGRRGSRPPEIREEEVQTVEDGVFDIHL, from the exons CTACCAACAATCCCGGAAGGACAACTCCAGCTCGCTGCAGGTGAAAACATGCCATCTGGTCAG GTACTGGATCTCAGCATTCCCAGCTGAGTTTGACTTGAATCCTGAGCTTGCTGAGCAGATCAAGGAGCTGAAGGCTCTGCTAGACCAAGAAGGGAATCGCCGACACAGCAGCCTCATCGACATCGAGAACGT ccccacctacAAGTGGAAGCGTCAGGTGACCCAGCGGAACCCCGTGGAACAGAAGAAGCGCAAGATGTCCCTGCTGTTTGACCACCTGGAGCCCCTGGAGCTGGCGGCACATCTCACCTACTTGGAATATCGCTCCTTCTGCAAGATCCTG TTCCAGGACTATCACAGTTTCGTGACTCATGGCTGCACAGTGGACAACCCGGTCCTGGAGCGATTCATCTCCCTCTTCAACAGTGTCTCGCAGTGGGTGCAGCTGATGATTCTCAGCAAGCCCACAGCCCCGCAACGGGCAGTGGTCATCACACACTTCGTCCACGTGGCAGAG AAACTCCTGCAGCTGCAGAATTTCAACACGCTGATGGCAGTGGTTGGGGGCCTGAGCCACAGCTCCATCTCCCGCCTCAAGGAGACCCACAGCCACGTGAGCCCGGAGACCATCAAG CTCTGGGAAGGTCTGACAGAACTGGTGACGGCCACTGGCAACTACAGCAACTACCGGCGCCGGCTGGCGGCCTGCGTGGGTTTCCGCTTCCCCATCCTGGGTGTTCACCTCAAGGACCTGGTAGCCCTGCAGCTGGCGTTGCCGGACTGGCTGGACCCCGCCCGGACCCGACTCAACGGGGCCAAGATGAAGCAGCTCTTCAGTATCCTGGAGGAGCTAGCCATGGTGACCAGCCTCCGGCCCCCGGTGCAAGCCAACCCTGACCTGCTGAGCCTGCTGACG gtgtCTTTGGATCAATATCAGACGGAGGATGAGCTCTATCAGCTGTCCCTGCAGCGGGAACCGCGCTCCAAGTCCTCG CCAACCAGTCCCACCACCTGCACACCACCTCCCCGGCCCCCGGTGCTGGAGGAGTGGACCTCAGCTGCCAAACCCAAGCTGGATCAGGCGATCATGGTGGAGCACATTGAGAAGATGGTGGAG TCTGTGTTCCGGAACTTTGATGTCGATGGGGACGGCCACATCTCACAGGAGGAGTTCCAGATCATCCGTGGGAATTTTCCTTATCTCAGCGCCTTTGGGGACCTCGACCAGAACCA GGACGGCTGCATCAGCAAGGAGGAGATGGTCTCCTACTTTCTGCGCTCCAGCTCTATGCTGGGCGGCCGCATGGGCTTCGTACACAACTTCCACGAGAGCAACTCCTTGCGCCCGGTCGCCTGCCGCCACTGCAAGGCCCTG ATCCTGGGCATCTACAAGCAGGGTCTCAAATGCCGAG CCTGTGGTGTGAACTGCCACAAGCAGTGCAAGGATCGCCTGTCAGTCGAGTGCCGGCGCCGGGCCCAGAGTATGAGTCTGGAGGGGTCTGCGCCCTCTCCCTCACCCACACATACCCACCATCGCGCCTTCAGCTTCTCCCTGCCCCGCCCTGGCAGACGGGGCTCCCGGCCTCCAG AGATCCGAGAGGAGGAGGTTCAGACAGTGGAGGACGGCGTGTTTGACATCCACTTGTAA
- the RASGRP2 gene encoding RAS guanyl-releasing protein 2 isoform X4 — MFLMMHPWYIPSSQLAAKLLHIYQQSRKDNSSSLQVKTCHLVRYWISAFPAEFDLNPELAEQIKELKALLDQEGNRRHSSLIDIENVPTYKWKRQVTQRNPVEQKKRKMSLLFDHLEPLELAAHLTYLEYRSFCKILFQDYHSFVTHGCTVDNPVLERFISLFNSVSQWVQLMILSKPTAPQRAVVITHFVHVAEKLLQLQNFNTLMAVVGGLSHSSISRLKETHSHVSPETIKLWEGLTELVTATGNYSNYRRRLAACVGFRFPILGVHLKDLVALQLALPDWLDPARTRLNGAKMKQLFSILEELAMVTSLRPPVQANPDLLSLLTVSLDQYQTEDELYQLSLQREPRSKSSPTSPTTCTPPPRPPVLEEWTSAAKPKLDQAIMVEHIEKMVESVFRNFDVDGDGHISQEEFQIIRGNFPYLSAFGDLDQNQDGCISKEEMVSYFLRSSSMLGGRMGFVHNFHESNSLRPVACRHCKALILGIYKQGLKCRACGVNCHKQCKDRLSVECRRRAQSMSLEGSAPSPSPTHTHHRAFSFSLPRPGRRGSRPPEIREEEVQTVEDGVFDIHL; from the exons CTACCAACAATCCCGGAAGGACAACTCCAGCTCGCTGCAGGTGAAAACATGCCATCTGGTCAG GTACTGGATCTCAGCATTCCCAGCTGAGTTTGACTTGAATCCTGAGCTTGCTGAGCAGATCAAGGAGCTGAAGGCTCTGCTAGACCAAGAAGGGAATCGCCGACACAGCAGCCTCATCGACATCGAGAACGT ccccacctacAAGTGGAAGCGTCAGGTGACCCAGCGGAACCCCGTGGAACAGAAGAAGCGCAAGATGTCCCTGCTGTTTGACCACCTGGAGCCCCTGGAGCTGGCGGCACATCTCACCTACTTGGAATATCGCTCCTTCTGCAAGATCCTG TTCCAGGACTATCACAGTTTCGTGACTCATGGCTGCACAGTGGACAACCCGGTCCTGGAGCGATTCATCTCCCTCTTCAACAGTGTCTCGCAGTGGGTGCAGCTGATGATTCTCAGCAAGCCCACAGCCCCGCAACGGGCAGTGGTCATCACACACTTCGTCCACGTGGCAGAG AAACTCCTGCAGCTGCAGAATTTCAACACGCTGATGGCAGTGGTTGGGGGCCTGAGCCACAGCTCCATCTCCCGCCTCAAGGAGACCCACAGCCACGTGAGCCCGGAGACCATCAAG CTCTGGGAAGGTCTGACAGAACTGGTGACGGCCACTGGCAACTACAGCAACTACCGGCGCCGGCTGGCGGCCTGCGTGGGTTTCCGCTTCCCCATCCTGGGTGTTCACCTCAAGGACCTGGTAGCCCTGCAGCTGGCGTTGCCGGACTGGCTGGACCCCGCCCGGACCCGACTCAACGGGGCCAAGATGAAGCAGCTCTTCAGTATCCTGGAGGAGCTAGCCATGGTGACCAGCCTCCGGCCCCCGGTGCAAGCCAACCCTGACCTGCTGAGCCTGCTGACG gtgtCTTTGGATCAATATCAGACGGAGGATGAGCTCTATCAGCTGTCCCTGCAGCGGGAACCGCGCTCCAAGTCCTCG CCAACCAGTCCCACCACCTGCACACCACCTCCCCGGCCCCCGGTGCTGGAGGAGTGGACCTCAGCTGCCAAACCCAAGCTGGATCAGGCGATCATGGTGGAGCACATTGAGAAGATGGTGGAG TCTGTGTTCCGGAACTTTGATGTCGATGGGGACGGCCACATCTCACAGGAGGAGTTCCAGATCATCCGTGGGAATTTTCCTTATCTCAGCGCCTTTGGGGACCTCGACCAGAACCA GGACGGCTGCATCAGCAAGGAGGAGATGGTCTCCTACTTTCTGCGCTCCAGCTCTATGCTGGGCGGCCGCATGGGCTTCGTACACAACTTCCACGAGAGCAACTCCTTGCGCCCGGTCGCCTGCCGCCACTGCAAGGCCCTG ATCCTGGGCATCTACAAGCAGGGTCTCAAATGCCGAG CCTGTGGTGTGAACTGCCACAAGCAGTGCAAGGATCGCCTGTCAGTCGAGTGCCGGCGCCGGGCCCAGAGTATGAGTCTGGAGGGGTCTGCGCCCTCTCCCTCACCCACACATACCCACCATCGCGCCTTCAGCTTCTCCCTGCCCCGCCCTGGCAGACGGGGCTCCCGGCCTCCAG AGATCCGAGAGGAGGAGGTTCAGACAGTGGAGGACGGCGTGTTTGACATCCACTTGTAA
- the LOC122705958 gene encoding formin-like protein 14 has protein sequence MPPAAPAPPGPRPRSGFRAAGALGREGAGRPPRRAGLLRRLTVPWTRPQGEARRGPDAGFPRAVAEAPLPRCGLRRKMGEGGLRGNGEERVTEELAGGDASLEAQFLADLSPADPSEHNSSPFPLDEHCFQPLGLEHSSGPVPLLQGASYPQPPQPLSRLAVTQPALSARQRPRPPIHPPCLPRPSNRSPPPIGSRPLPVSAAAPPPLPRTWFWGRQEEGGDQNPGAAPSPAVGRTRASSVGRLAPLSLPATSPPACRSTRPAAVPLRGGRSASQGGCSRRRIPATPTDGSISTSARPPSARIGSYLANRRAAQPMRRRRGRRCPPLLHRPTSFPREGPRRSSLRASEFFPASRASCPGVPHPPAGRTAWQRPGLGRAEGEAVGPDFGHRGSRTFAGPGPQRPLLATPSVGPGLPGV, from the exons ATGCCTCCggcggccccggccccgcccggcccccggccccgcTCAGGCTTCAGAGCCGCGGGCGCAttgggcagggagggggccggGCGCCCCCCGCGCCGAGCGGGGCTCCTTCGCCGGCTCACAGTGCCATGGACCCGACCGCAGGGCGAGGCGCGCAGAGGTCCAGATGCCGGCTTCCCCCGAGCGGTGGCAGAGGCGCCCCTCCCCCGTTGCGGGCTCCGACggaagatgggggagggaggccTGCGGGGAAACGGAGAGGAAAGGGTTACTGAGGAGCTCGCAGGAGGGGACGCGTCGTTG GAAGCCCAGTTCCTCGCTGATCTCTCCCCTGCAGACCCTTCAGAGCACAACAGCTCCCCATTCCCTCTGGATGAGCACTGCTTCCAGCCCTTGGGGCTAGAGCATAG CTCGGGGCCAGTGCCCCTTCTACAGGGAGCCTCCTATCCCCAACCCCCCCAGCCGCTTAGCCGCCTCGCTGTCACCCAGCCAGCCCTCTCAGCGCGGcagcgcccccgccccccaatccatcctccctgcctcccccgccCCTCCAATCGTTCCCCTCCCCCGATCGGCTCCCGCCCCCTGCCCGTCTCCGCCGCAGCCCCCCCCCCCCTACCCCGTACCTGGTTCTGGGGGCgccaggaggagggtggggatCAGAACCCCGGGGCCGCCCCGTCTCCGGCGGTTGGCAGAACCAGGGCCAGCAGCGTCGGCCGCCTCGCGCCTCTCTCGCTCCCCGCCACGTCCCCGCCCGCCTGCCGGTCCACCCGCCCCGCCGCGGTGCCGCTCAGAGGAGGACGCTCCGCGAGTCAGGGCGGCTGCTCCCGCCGCCGCATCCCTGCAACACCGACTGACGGCAGCATCAGCACCAGTGCCCGCCCCCCGAGCGCGCGCATTGGATCATACCTCGCTAACAGACGAGCGGCTCAGCCAATGCGAAGGCGCAGAGGCCGCCGGTGCCCGCCGCTGCTCCACAGGCCCACCTCCTTCCCCCGCGAGGGACCCAGGCGTTCTAGTCTCAGGGCATCCGAGTTCTTTCCCGCTTCTCGAG CCTCTTGCCCTGGGGTCCCGCACCCCCCGGCCGGCCGGACCGCGTGGCAGCGCCCGGGGCTGGGGCGAGCCGAAGGGGAAGCCGTGGGCCCAGACTTCGGGCACCGAGGGAGCAGGACCTTCGCGGGGCCCGGGCCtcagcgccctctgctggccacgCCTAGCGTCGGGCCCGGGTTGCCCGGAGTCTAG